The Pungitius pungitius chromosome 10, fPunPun2.1, whole genome shotgun sequence DNA window GGAGGCTGGAAAACATCTGTACTTCCATCAGGCCTACCTGACCTGCCTCTACAAGGCCTCACTGCATGAACATCTTCACAAGGAGGTAAGAGACAGAAGAGTGGCGATGGATGTGAGgcttttttaaatcatgtgtTTTCCCAATAGATGGCACAGTAATAATCTTAACTATTATaattagtaataaataaaacatgactcAATATTAAGATgctgcatttaaatgaaagtGAAATTTCTCAGCTGTATGATTTCATGTAATCTTATTGATTGTAATCCATTTAGATTTATTTAGGATTtggtgtatttatttaaagcatGTTCGTGTGTGTGAAGGCATCTACACGTCTTCTTCCACAGATGGCGGAGATAGATGGCCGTGATGCTGTGGAGATCATCTGCAACACCGAGAGCGTTGAAAAAGATGAGCTTCTGTTGTCCCTATGCAAAGCTTTCCTCACCCAGCAGCTACACAATGGAGACATGTACTACATCTGGTAAGAATAACCTATGGACATGTACTCCCATTTACAAAATGTGCAATACATCTAGTAGTGAAGCGAGCTGTTGTTGAGAGGCACcgttttatatttgtttattttgcttgGTACCACCTCGGTCGCCTTGTTGTTTAATCAAAGCATGTAACGGACGTCTTTGGCCTGTTCTGCCTCTTGCAGGGACCTGGTGTTCATCTGGAGCAGGCTGCACCTTAGGGCCCATCCCTCCACACATGGTTTCCTGGCCGAGTGTTTGCAGTTGGCTTCTTCTGCCACTAACGTCAGAGCCATCTTCCCCTTCATCAAACTGGTCACCACAGAGGTGCGGCCAACAATATTGTATATTTAGCTCAATGTTGGAAGCTTGCATCTGAAATGTGTGAAGACAGTCACAGGGAAAATCAGATGAGGATCTGTTTACCTTCCTTGAGATATACACTTTTGAGTCATTCAGTCAAAATCTAAATGATACCTTCTTCATCTAGACCCTAATGTGATTGTCCCATCTAGCATTTCACCTTGTTTTAaccagatgttggtttttggaCAGCTGGGGGTTGAAGGAGTCCCGGTCTGCGTGGAGCTTTGTGCCAGGGCCTTGCAGCTGGGCGACACGCAGGCCGACGGCGTAACCCGCTCCCTCGTCTGCAAGACCATCGCCTTCCTGCTACCTCACGACCTGGAGATCTGCCGAGCGTGCGCCCTGCTGGTCTTCTGCCAGGAGCGCACCCTGGAAGCTTACCGGACGGTGTGCCTGCTGTACATGCACCCCGACCAGGAGCCGCATCCCCGAAACAGCCCCGTCAGGACCAACGTTCGCTTCCACATCGTGCAGGTCAGAGGTGGTGGAGAGGGGACTAGGTTATCAGATCTAATGATGTAATTGGCTGTGTTAACGTCATGATTCATGCCTATAATGTTTGTCTTTTGCTTTTTAGATGCTCAAGGAGCACCTGTGTTTTGACCCGGAGTTTTGGAACCTCATGACCCTCAGGACTCACTGCTTGGGGTTGATGAGCGACAAGGTCATGAAGGCTGTTGTTCTCAGcgagatgatggaggaggagaaggaatgCAGTGAAGAACTGTCAATAAATACACGTGTAAATGACTCGTGCACACAAGGGTTTGAATCCGGCCAGCGCACAGTggctggagggagaaaaaagtgtgtgtccccatcaaatattgttcttctgAAGAGGAGAAAATGGAGGAACCGCCTGCGAAGCAGAAACCAATCTTTGTCTGACGATGAGGCCGACCGCGGTGATGATCCAGAGATCAAATACAACCTCAAATCAACCTCTTATGGTCACAAGCCTGTTTATTCACTAAGGCGCATGAAAGCTAACATCGAAAACTCCGCCATAGTAAAACCCCCGCTTAACCGCAAGAGAGAATACTTGTCTAGATGTGTGAAGAGCCAAATCTTGAAAAGGAAGGGTCGGAAGAAAAGATGGTTGCAGGGTCTTCCCAGGCTGGAGCAGGTGCAGCCACTCAAAGAGAAGAAGGTCAAAGTCGAGGAGAATAAGAGCaagggcaaagggaaaaaacGTGGACGGAAGCCGTTACAGAAAATGGAACTCTCTTACCCTGATAATGAGATGTGGCTCTCTGAGGAAGAGTTTGGTTTGGAGGATATAACTGACACAGATGACAGAGAGCTGGATATGCCTCTGCTGGAGAACGAACTTGAACAAAAGAGCCGACGTAAAGAGGGTCGATTCGAGCAGATGGATAATCTTGAGAGGGAAAATGAACTTGAGAAACACCCGGACTTGGTGTGCAGCATCAGTCCCAGTGAAAACCCCCCAAAGGGATCTAAAACAGAGTTTAGTGAAGCTCTTCCAGAGGAGCCTCGAGCGGCTGTTCCTTCTGTGGAAGCGGATCCTGAACTTGATGGTCCACCCTTAGAGTTACTGGTTTGCCCGATTGAAGTGCTGCACAACTACTCTCTCAAATCCAAAAAGCCCGAAGGTGAGAAACCTCCTGAGTCCTTGGACTCGGAGGAGGTGAACAGCGACTCCGAACAGGAGGCCACAGAGGAAACAGAGGTGTTGAACACTGAGGTCAGTTGTTTTTCAGTATTTAAAGGTTCATAATTATTGGGCACATGCATTACTAATTAATGACTAACTGTTTGATGCATTTTGCCTCAAACAGAGTGCAGTGTGGACACAGTCCtttgaattattaattatattatatagttATTCAAGAGGAACTCTTTGACACACGGATATTAGTAAGGAAAGACGTGGGAGGGTTTTAGTTTGTTGTCCTGCAGACCTTTTATGTTGAACTTATATGGGTGGTTTGTTGTCTTCCCTCCAGGTGAAAGCCAAGAGAACGTGGAAGGACCGAGTACTCCGCACTCAACAGTACGCCCACTTGACGTACCACTGCAACTTCTGCCACAAAGACTACAAAGGCCTGAACGTTATGAGGCACGCTCTGTCGCACCTTAAGAGTAGGAAACTCAAGTGTATACTCTGTGGAAAACGCTTCAAACAGCTCCCCTTTGCCAAAAAGCATATCCTGGACCACATCGATGAAATGAGCAAGCCGAAACCCCCCTCGAGACAGCCGTGCACTGGACATCCGGCCGCTAATGGAGTGGTACATGATGTGAAAAATAAGAGTCCGCCTCCGAATGAAAGCCTGACTTCTATCTCGGCAGAGGAAACTCCCGAACAGAAATCCGGGGGCAAGACCAAAGTGTCGATGCTCAAGAGGGAAGACCGGATCATCCGAAACCTCCGCACGCTCATCAAAAAGACGTCTGTGCTTCACAGGAAGTGCAAGAATCCCGAGGCGAGAACATTCAAGCTGGTGGAATTCAAGGACGAGCAGGTCGTCATCGACGACGGCACGGTGACTGTGAGAGATCCGTCCgtggtggcggaggaggaggaggaggaggagaagaagaagaagccggccAGGGAAAACGGCTGCGGCGCGGACACGTATCACCTGTGCCCCTCGGAGTCCTGTGACCGAGTATTCCTGAGGATCAGCGCCACGCTAACAAAGCATGCCCTCAAATGCCACATCACCGAAGAGAAGGTGCTGGAGAAGACGTTTGTGTGGACCAAACACAAGTGCCCCCTGTGCCTCAGGTAAGGTACCTTCTGCATATCAAGAATCACAAATGTCCTCATCTAGAGTTGAGTGAGATACTCTTCTGTTCTATTGTCTGAAACTGAGTGGCAGAGTAGTTTTGGTGATATATTTTTGAAAGGTTGTCATTGGGCTCACTTTGCTTTCCTCCCACAGGCCCATACAGTTTCTCCAGCATTACAAGGACCACATGAAGCTCCACGGTACTGCTCTGCAGCACTTCTGCTACCACCTGGAGTGCAACCGGCGCTTCTCGACTCTGCAGGACCTCAAGGACCATGTGAACACTCACCAGCCCTTCAGACCTCAATGTTCAGTCGCAGACTGCGAGAAGCTCTTCTCAAGCACTCAAGGTCTCTATGACCACGAGTGGAGACACTACATCCCGGCGCCTCAGAAAGAAGAACTCGAGTTGGGACCCAGCAGACCGATGGAGCAGAGTGAAGAAGCCCCGTGGAAGCAGAGAGTGAAGGTGGAGGATCTATGGCT harbors:
- the LOC119228470 gene encoding zinc finger protein 654-like, with product MADSESDLETDGLELALDTLCDRHCSNESSLKSKGYCSEFCELVEEYTGQWQVPLPQLKVLRTALCSFTKATAAFPDDCHHIHYVLSSMALSFFELMLFFSKEEFVEEPLKDILDSFQECHSQLQRHRNIYLQHVKLIIKAGGPWENLVLQGILKEADLPLKEVDDYLSSELPVFFELRIRYLQACERMQEAMALSKSCLENREAGKHLYFHQAYLTCLYKASLHEHLHKEMAEIDGRDAVEIICNTESVEKDELLLSLCKAFLTQQLHNGDMYYIWDLVFIWSRLHLRAHPSTHGFLAECLQLASSATNVRAIFPFIKLVTTELGVEGVPVCVELCARALQLGDTQADGVTRSLVCKTIAFLLPHDLEICRACALLVFCQERTLEAYRTVCLLYMHPDQEPHPRNSPVRTNVRFHIVQMLKEHLCFDPEFWNLMTLRTHCLGLMSDKVMKAVVLSEMMEEEKECSEELSINTRVNDSCTQGFESGQRTVAGGRKKCVSPSNIVLLKRRKWRNRLRSRNQSLSDDEADRGDDPEIKYNLKSTSYGHKPVYSLRRMKANIENSAIVKPPLNRKREYLSRCVKSQILKRKGRKKRWLQGLPRLEQVQPLKEKKVKVEENKSKGKGKKRGRKPLQKMELSYPDNEMWLSEEEFGLEDITDTDDRELDMPLLENELEQKSRRKEGRFEQMDNLERENELEKHPDLVCSISPSENPPKGSKTEFSEALPEEPRAAVPSVEADPELDGPPLELLVCPIEVLHNYSLKSKKPEGEKPPESLDSEEVNSDSEQEATEETEVLNTEVKAKRTWKDRVLRTQQYAHLTYHCNFCHKDYKGLNVMRHALSHLKSRKLKCILCGKRFKQLPFAKKHILDHIDEMSKPKPPSRQPCTGHPAANGVVHDVKNKSPPPNESLTSISAEETPEQKSGGKTKVSMLKREDRIIRNLRTLIKKTSVLHRKCKNPEARTFKLVEFKDEQVVIDDGTVTVRDPSVVAEEEEEEEKKKKPARENGCGADTYHLCPSESCDRVFLRISATLTKHALKCHITEEKVLEKTFVWTKHKCPLCLRPIQFLQHYKDHMKLHGTALQHFCYHLECNRRFSTLQDLKDHVNTHQPFRPQCSVADCEKLFSSTQGLYDHEWRHYIPAPQKEELELGPSRPMEQSEEAPWKQRVKVEDLWLQSKKGQRESPSPGPLEALREMNQTEDHASKPHNGSGSAVGHEPTGGRKDAVNGHEGETRPGPLKAKALASRGGAAASKSCRKRAPVEWDPLNVRDLEEMSTLSEGVQKTLGEPHITEHKTFKPEDPAYATFVKAPFIRPPPSTYLDESRLSMRKRRSNEEAAPKKTVYWSNKKYKEAVPEKQQAGENVASAQKTRHRCDKCLSSFSTLEELQKHKSLNTCSSLFGFDSDDES